The segment TCGATCAAAGCACTTTCCACAGTAGTCACAGGGAagcattttctttttactatttgCCTTCTTTGGAAGTGGGTGAGATGGGGCGAGGGGCGAGGTATTTGTCTCATTTTCTTCACTGGAAGAAATACCCGAGTCACTTATGACAGATTTACGATCCTCTATGATATCGTCTGAAGGGATCTCAAACTCCAGGAGGGGTGTGGATAGATCAAGTGCACTTTCTATTAAATTGGGGGAAAAGTAAGGAACGGATTAGTCTCAAAGAACTGAGGGTACTATCTGAAATATGTAAATACCATTGAGAATACGTTGAATAGCTTCGATCTCAGATTCAGAATGGTGAAGACAAGGAGGTGCTTCATTAAGAATGAGCTCAGTATGAGGATAAATACACTCTGTGATTTCAAAAACACCAGGTTTAAGAGAACGAACATTATAGGCCTTTGGATGAACAGACGCGAAACGGACCCAATTACATTTACGGATGCGATGTCCCGTAATACCTTCAGCGACTTCGTCAATACAGACGTGTCCATGTCGACTCTGTAATCACATGGTTATAAGTCGAATGGTCTTCAAAgaatgacaaatatataaaatcttacGTCTGTATGTGATAGGGATGAGTAGACCTCCAAACGACCAACGCGAACGGATCCCAAAGGAAGTATTGTTCCTTGAGGTAATGTGGTTTTTGACACGACAGAGACTCCTACTTCTAGGAACCGTGCAACCAATGGACTTGAACAGTCCTTAGATGGAGACACTCGCAGTATTAGATCGGATGGTATTAACACTCTCGTTTCCATAATTCAACTGGTTATTTGAGCgaagagaaaaggaaaaaatgtttt is part of the Lepeophtheirus salmonis chromosome 14, UVic_Lsal_1.4, whole genome shotgun sequence genome and harbors:
- the LOC121129842 gene encoding uncharacterized protein, whose translation is METRVLIPSDLILRVSPSKDCSSPLVARFLEVGVSVVSKTTLPQGTILPLGSVRVGRLEVYSSLSHTDSRHGHVCIDEVAEGITGHRIRKCNWVRFASVHPKAYNVRSLKPGVFEITECIYPHTELILNEAPPCLHHSESEIEAIQRILNESALDLSTPLLEFEIPSDDIIEDRKSVISDSGISSSEENETNTSPLAPSHPLPKKANSKKKMLPCDYCGKCFDRPSLLNRHLRTHTGERPHVCDVCDKGFSTSSSLNTHRRIHSGEKPHECETCGKRFTASSNLYYHRMTHVKEKPHKCELCQKSFPTPGDLKSHMYIHNGSWPHRCHICDRGFSKVTNLKNHLFLHTGEKPHECPVCGKRFALGCNMKAHLKTHHTNNTSPSK